In Dyadobacter sp. NIV53, a single window of DNA contains:
- a CDS encoding LD-carboxypeptidase → MTKIKIPSFLKAGDKIGIIAPASAINYTEMIPGINRLKNEWKLEVVEGQTLKSSFNQFSASDEDRLTDFQKMLDDPSIKAIMAARGGYGCSRIVDDLDFTNFIQSPKWIIGFSDLTVVHSQLFKLGITSVHAPMVKSMMLPGAEEAADSLRKVLFGELPSYSINSHSLNRPGTATGQLVGGNLCLFAHLIGSVTDIDTKGKILFIEDVNEYLYNLDRMMIQLKRAGKLDHLAGLIVGQFTDMKDNSRPAFGKNAYEIIHEHVSEYDYPLSFNFPVGHVSDNRAMIVGMESRLDVQKNSVDFHFVSDKIPVINALKDGIV, encoded by the coding sequence ATGACCAAAATTAAAATTCCGTCATTTTTAAAAGCCGGTGATAAAATAGGAATTATTGCTCCTGCAAGTGCTATCAACTATACTGAAATGATTCCGGGAATTAACCGGTTAAAAAATGAATGGAAACTGGAAGTAGTTGAAGGTCAGACATTAAAAAGCTCATTCAATCAGTTTTCCGCCAGTGATGAAGATCGTTTGACAGACTTTCAGAAAATGTTAGATGATCCGTCAATAAAAGCAATTATGGCAGCCCGTGGCGGTTATGGCTGTTCCAGGATTGTTGATGATCTGGACTTTACAAATTTCATACAATCTCCAAAATGGATTATCGGTTTTAGTGATTTAACCGTTGTTCATTCTCAGTTGTTTAAGCTGGGAATTACATCTGTACATGCTCCTATGGTCAAATCCATGATGCTGCCAGGAGCAGAAGAAGCGGCGGATTCACTTCGAAAAGTTCTGTTTGGAGAACTTCCTTCATATTCCATAAATTCCCATTCTTTGAACAGGCCCGGCACAGCAACCGGTCAGCTGGTCGGTGGAAATCTTTGTCTTTTTGCTCATTTAATTGGATCAGTAACTGATATTGATACAAAGGGAAAAATACTTTTTATAGAAGATGTAAACGAATATCTGTACAACCTCGACAGGATGATGATACAGCTTAAACGCGCCGGGAAACTGGATCATCTGGCCGGTTTGATAGTTGGCCAGTTTACGGATATGAAGGATAATTCGCGGCCTGCGTTTGGCAAAAATGCTTATGAAATTATTCACGAACATGTATCAGAATATGATTATCCGCTAAGTTTCAACTTTCCCGTCGGCCATGTTTCTGACAACAGAGCCATGATAGTTGGAATGGAATCCAGGCTTGATGTTCAGAAGAACAGTGTAGATTTTCATTTTGTTTCTGATAAGATACCCGTTATAAATGCACTAAAAGATGGAATCGTTTAA
- a CDS encoding DUF721 domain-containing protein, whose amino-acid sequence MAQQYRFDKEKASRRPGITPLKDAIDQMLEKYRLRNRFDQSYVVAHWDKIMGSAIGSRTQKVYIKDRVLFLQIESAPLRSELVRAKFKIIELINREMKSDLVEDVVFI is encoded by the coding sequence ATGGCACAACAATACCGTTTTGATAAAGAAAAAGCATCCCGCCGTCCAGGGATAACACCTCTTAAAGATGCTATTGATCAGATGCTTGAAAAATACCGGTTACGAAACAGGTTTGATCAGTCGTATGTTGTAGCGCATTGGGACAAAATCATGGGTTCGGCTATCGGATCAAGGACCCAAAAAGTGTATATCAAAGACCGCGTACTTTTTCTTCAGATAGAATCCGCTCCTTTACGGAGTGAACTGGTTCGTGCCAAATTCAAAATCATTGAGCTTATCAACAGAGAAATGAAAAGTGATCTTGTTGAAGATGTTGTATTTATTTAA
- the metX gene encoding homoserine O-acetyltransferase has protein sequence MQAEQKIYKYPYTYSLELGRELPGFELSYTTYGTRNDGDDNIVWICHALTGSSNAAEWWDGLVGDGKFFDPAKYFIICVNVIGSAYGSTGPLSIDPKTQQPFYRNFPLITVKDVVGTMEILRQELQIRRIKICIGGSLGGQQALEWAVEVPDLFEELILIASNALHSPWGVAFNESQRMAIEADPTYNDNNSEAGGMGLRAARSIALLSYRNYDTYNFTQARDNPDQIDDFRASSYQQYQGDKFVKRFNAFSYWILSKIMDSHNVGRNRGGIVHALGMVKAKTLVLGIKSDLLFPLSEQQFLARHIPDAVFQEIDSLYGHDGFLIEYKQLNQVIKAWQQTNGQLQIAKIG, from the coding sequence ATGCAAGCGGAACAAAAAATTTATAAATATCCATATACCTATTCCCTGGAATTAGGTCGTGAATTACCGGGTTTCGAATTGTCTTACACTACGTATGGCACCAGGAACGACGGAGATGATAATATTGTATGGATCTGTCATGCGTTAACAGGAAGTTCCAATGCGGCTGAATGGTGGGATGGTCTGGTAGGAGATGGAAAATTTTTCGACCCGGCCAAATATTTCATTATTTGTGTCAATGTAATTGGTTCTGCTTATGGGTCTACCGGCCCACTTTCCATTGATCCTAAAACGCAGCAGCCATTTTACAGGAATTTCCCGCTGATTACTGTAAAAGATGTAGTCGGAACCATGGAAATCCTGCGCCAGGAATTACAGATCCGTAGAATAAAAATATGTATTGGAGGATCTTTGGGTGGCCAGCAAGCGCTGGAATGGGCGGTGGAAGTTCCTGATCTGTTTGAAGAACTGATATTGATTGCGTCTAATGCATTGCATTCGCCCTGGGGTGTAGCGTTCAATGAGTCACAGCGCATGGCGATTGAGGCTGATCCGACTTATAATGACAATAATAGTGAAGCGGGTGGAATGGGGTTGCGTGCAGCCAGATCCATTGCGTTGTTGTCTTACCGTAATTATGATACATACAATTTTACGCAGGCACGTGACAATCCGGATCAGATCGATGATTTCCGGGCATCATCCTATCAGCAGTATCAGGGAGATAAATTTGTGAAACGCTTTAATGCGTTTTCCTACTGGATACTGTCCAAAATTATGGATTCGCACAACGTAGGCAGAAATCGTGGCGGAATTGTGCACGCATTAGGTATGGTAAAAGCAAAAACGCTGGTATTGGGAATAAAATCTGATTTGTTGTTTCCATTATCTGAACAGCAATTCCTGGCGAGGCATATTCCGGATGCAGTTTTTCAGGAAATTGATTCTTTATATGGGCACGACGGCTTTTTGATAGAGTATAAGCAGTTAAATCAGGTAATAAAAGCCTGGCAGCAAACAAATGGCCAATTGCAGATTGCTAAAATCGGTTGA
- a CDS encoding glycerophosphodiester phosphodiesterase family protein — MSQNKNKVIAHRGAWKNTSATENSIAALENAIKLKCYGSEFDVHMSADSVLFVHHDHAVKGTDIEKTNSTELLQIKLENGENLPTLEAYLKAGAKQKNTRLILEIKTSSISKERSLALTEKCVEMVKKLKVEGITDYIAFDYDVCLKVKQLAPNAHVEYLNGDKTPAEIKAAGLSGVDYHFTVFKKNENWIKEMHQLNLSTNTWTVNDEPVMKWFLDQNVDFITTNEPELLLKISK, encoded by the coding sequence ATGTCTCAAAATAAAAATAAAGTTATAGCGCATCGCGGTGCATGGAAAAATACGAGTGCAACTGAAAATTCTATTGCCGCATTAGAAAACGCAATTAAACTAAAATGTTACGGCAGCGAGTTTGATGTACACATGTCAGCTGATTCCGTTCTTTTCGTTCATCATGATCATGCTGTTAAAGGTACAGATATCGAAAAAACCAATTCAACAGAATTATTACAGATCAAACTGGAAAATGGAGAGAATCTTCCTACACTGGAAGCATACCTGAAAGCTGGTGCTAAACAAAAAAATACACGTTTGATCCTTGAAATAAAAACTTCTTCTATCAGCAAAGAACGTTCACTTGCACTGACCGAAAAATGTGTAGAAATGGTTAAAAAATTAAAAGTTGAAGGCATTACGGATTACATCGCGTTTGACTACGATGTGTGCCTGAAAGTGAAACAGCTTGCTCCAAATGCACATGTGGAATACCTGAATGGAGATAAAACGCCAGCTGAAATTAAGGCAGCAGGTTTAAGCGGTGTTGATTATCATTTTACAGTTTTCAAGAAAAATGAAAACTGGATCAAAGAAATGCATCAGCTGAATCTTTCTACCAATACCTGGACCGTAAATGATGAACCGGTAATGAAATGGTTTCTGGATCAAAATGTAGATTTCATCACTACAAACGAACCTGAGCTATTGCTGAAGATATCTAAATAG